The following proteins are co-located in the Bradyrhizobium sp. AZCC 2176 genome:
- a CDS encoding ArsR/SmtB family transcription factor, translating into MPNLDAAFSALADPTRRAILARLALGEATVMELVEPFDLTQPAISRHLKVLEGAGLIVRRIEGTKRPCRLAPAAVTEIDQWLGMLRKALAANYNRLDDVLAAMKAEE; encoded by the coding sequence ATGCCAAATCTTGATGCGGCCTTTTCTGCGCTGGCAGACCCGACACGGCGGGCGATCCTTGCCCGCCTCGCATTGGGCGAAGCGACCGTCATGGAGCTGGTCGAACCGTTCGACCTGACCCAGCCCGCCATTTCCCGTCACCTCAAGGTGCTGGAGGGCGCGGGGCTGATCGTCCGCCGTATCGAGGGCACCAAGCGGCCGTGCCGACTGGCGCCGGCTGCCGTCACCGAGATCGACCAATGGCTTGGGATGCTCCGAAAGGCCCTGGCCGCAAATTACAACCGGCTGGATGACGTTCTGGCCGCCATGAAGGCCGAAGAGTGA
- a CDS encoding SRPBCC domain-containing protein, whose translation MSKMTLKTEGDRHVVVTRRFAAAPESVYRAHTEPALIQKWLLGPDGWTMPVCINEARPGGKIRYEWTNGEGGGFHVTGEYLELVPFSRLVHVERMHMPDVTPDNHVETTFAPDGAGTLMTMRMTLPDAATRAAMLSTGMEHGMEASYARLETTLKS comes from the coding sequence ATGAGCAAGATGACGCTGAAGACCGAAGGCGACCGCCATGTCGTCGTTACCAGGCGCTTCGCCGCCGCGCCGGAATCGGTGTATCGCGCGCATACCGAGCCGGCGCTGATCCAGAAATGGCTGCTCGGTCCGGACGGCTGGACAATGCCGGTCTGCATCAACGAGGCGCGACCGGGCGGCAAGATCCGCTACGAGTGGACGAACGGCGAAGGCGGCGGCTTCCATGTGACTGGCGAGTATCTCGAACTGGTGCCATTCAGCAGGCTCGTCCATGTCGAGCGGATGCACATGCCTGATGTGACGCCGGACAACCATGTTGAAACAACCTTCGCGCCGGACGGGGCCGGTACGTTGATGACGATGCGGATGACATTGCCCGATGCCGCGACGCGGGCCGCCATGCTGTCGACCGGCATGGAGCACGGAATGGAAGCGAGCTACGCCCGGCTCGAGACGACACTCAAATCATAA
- a CDS encoding GyrI-like domain-containing protein, giving the protein MIEPLRVLQTKPQLTALIPIKVPREDIRRVMGPGLVELKAAVAAQNVAIVGPWFTHHLRNPGEIFDFEICLPVAAPVAPANRMKPGQWSAMNIVQTTYHGGYEGLGGAWGEFIGMIKAAGRRTVDGLYESYAVGPEESADPNAWRTVLSKELVEV; this is encoded by the coding sequence GTGATCGAACCGCTTCGCGTCCTTCAAACCAAGCCGCAGCTCACCGCCTTGATTCCGATCAAGGTTCCGCGCGAAGACATTCGCAGGGTCATGGGACCCGGCCTTGTCGAACTAAAGGCCGCCGTCGCCGCGCAGAACGTTGCGATCGTCGGCCCATGGTTCACCCACCACCTTCGCAATCCCGGTGAGATTTTTGATTTCGAAATATGCCTGCCGGTCGCTGCGCCAGTCGCGCCGGCAAATCGCATGAAGCCAGGACAGTGGTCCGCGATGAATATCGTCCAGACCACCTATCACGGCGGCTACGAAGGGCTCGGCGGTGCGTGGGGTGAATTCATCGGCATGATCAAGGCCGCGGGACGCAGAACCGTGGATGGCCTCTATGAATCCTACGCGGTTGGCCCGGAGGAGAGCGCTGATCCAAACGCCTGGCGGACGGTGCTCAGCAAGGAACTGGTGGAGGTCTAG
- a CDS encoding MDR family MFS transporter → MTTGAPSAAVPGLRRNMVTICAMTATIMQALDTTIANVALPYMQGTLSASQDQINWVLTSYIVAAAIMTAPVGWIANRFGRKRIFIICSAGFTIASVMCGLAQDIGQMVLFRLLQGVFGAALVPLSQAVMLDSYALHERAKAMAIWGMGVMMGPIMGPSLGAWLTETYSWHWVFFVNLPFGVFTVLGLMIFMDETKKALELRFDWFGFTALAIAIGALQLALDRGEQLGWLESNEIIAEFIISAIGFYYFLAHSLTTPQPFIQFALFKDKNFVGGCVFMAVMGLVLFSTMALSSPFLQNVIGYPIITAGLLLASRGCGTFVAMMLVGRLMRHIEARTLIVAGLSLTAASLFYMTGWTDQTGVTEIVVISVVQGFGFGLVFVPLSTVAFLTLPNHLRTDGTSMLTLMRNVASSIGISLVISQLTQGTRYTYAVLSEHINPFNHALQMPAVRGMIDLATDKGRAMADMMVKVQAQIIAFSHDYQMVMIFTACAIPLAIMIGSTRATLREQSAAPDHAVME, encoded by the coding sequence ATGACGACCGGCGCACCATCGGCTGCCGTTCCCGGCCTGCGCCGGAACATGGTGACGATCTGCGCCATGACCGCGACGATCATGCAGGCGCTGGACACCACCATCGCCAACGTCGCGCTGCCCTACATGCAGGGCACGCTGTCGGCGTCGCAAGACCAGATCAACTGGGTGCTGACGTCGTACATCGTCGCTGCCGCGATCATGACCGCGCCTGTGGGGTGGATCGCCAACCGCTTCGGCCGCAAGCGCATCTTCATCATCTGCTCGGCCGGCTTCACCATTGCTTCCGTGATGTGCGGGCTGGCGCAGGATATCGGCCAGATGGTGCTGTTCCGCCTGCTGCAAGGCGTGTTCGGCGCGGCGCTGGTGCCGCTGTCCCAGGCGGTGATGCTCGACTCCTACGCGCTGCATGAGCGGGCCAAAGCGATGGCGATCTGGGGCATGGGCGTGATGATGGGGCCGATCATGGGTCCGTCACTCGGCGCCTGGCTGACCGAGACCTATTCCTGGCACTGGGTGTTCTTCGTCAATTTGCCGTTCGGCGTCTTTACCGTGCTCGGCCTCATGATCTTCATGGACGAGACCAAGAAGGCCCTCGAGCTGCGCTTCGACTGGTTCGGCTTCACGGCACTGGCGATCGCCATCGGCGCGCTGCAGCTCGCGCTCGACCGCGGCGAACAGCTCGGCTGGCTGGAATCCAACGAGATCATCGCCGAGTTCATCATATCGGCCATCGGCTTCTACTATTTCCTGGCGCATTCGCTGACTACGCCACAGCCGTTCATCCAGTTCGCGCTGTTCAAGGACAAGAATTTCGTCGGCGGCTGCGTGTTCATGGCCGTCATGGGCCTGGTGCTGTTCTCGACCATGGCGCTGTCGTCACCCTTCCTGCAGAACGTGATCGGCTACCCGATCATTACGGCAGGTCTTCTGCTGGCGAGCCGCGGCTGCGGCACGTTCGTGGCGATGATGCTGGTCGGCCGCCTGATGCGCCATATCGAGGCGCGAACGCTGATCGTCGCAGGCCTCAGCCTGACCGCGGCCTCGCTGTTCTACATGACCGGCTGGACCGACCAGACCGGCGTGACCGAGATCGTCGTCATCAGCGTGGTCCAGGGCTTTGGCTTCGGCCTGGTGTTCGTGCCGCTCTCCACGGTGGCGTTCCTGACGCTGCCCAATCATCTGCGCACCGACGGCACCTCGATGCTGACCTTGATGCGCAACGTCGCAAGCTCGATCGGGATCTCGCTCGTCATCTCGCAACTGACGCAGGGCACGCGCTATACCTACGCGGTGCTGTCGGAGCATATCAACCCGTTCAATCACGCCCTGCAGATGCCCGCGGTGCGCGGCATGATCGATCTCGCCACCGACAAGGGCCGCGCCATGGCGGACATGATGGTCAAGGTGCAGGCGCAAATCATCGCGTTCTCACACGACTATCAGATGGTGATGATCTTCACCGCCTGCGCCATCCCGCTCGCGATCATGATCGGCTCGACCAGAGCCACGCTGCGCGAGCAGTCGGCCGCGCCGGATCACGCGGTGATGGAGTAG
- a CDS encoding HlyD family secretion protein has translation MADPVLKFPPEQKGSPATPRPKLAAEPRRRLMAGMRRYRRFLLLVVLPLVALVAGVTFYLNGGRYVTTDDAYVGAQKVLITPDISGKIEKVVVKEGQQVGPGDVLFEIDPVPFRLALAQAKANLAQAKVTYDNLIADLRIYGQMSELSQQGMDLKRRDVERKSSLVKNNFGSQLDLDNASTALVTASAQFQLLQQKIATAKAQLLGNPELPLEEFPPYAQAKAALDQAQRNLDHTVMRAPMAGIATQVDQIQLGRFVMAGSPVFSIIDTSNPWVDANPKESDFTHVAVGQSVTLEVDAFPNHVFKGTVGSLSPGTGAQFAILPPQNASGNFVKVVQRVPVRIYFDKNDKFVRKLKAGMSVYATIDTNHRRSLSALLGLSPAAANQDHE, from the coding sequence ATGGCTGATCCCGTGCTCAAATTCCCGCCCGAACAGAAGGGCAGTCCTGCGACGCCGCGGCCGAAACTGGCGGCCGAGCCGCGCCGCCGGCTGATGGCCGGCATGCGCCGCTACCGGCGCTTCCTGCTGCTGGTGGTGTTGCCGCTGGTCGCACTGGTGGCCGGCGTGACGTTCTATCTCAATGGCGGCCGCTACGTGACCACCGACGACGCCTATGTCGGCGCGCAGAAGGTTCTGATCACACCCGACATCTCCGGCAAGATCGAGAAGGTCGTGGTGAAGGAGGGCCAGCAGGTCGGTCCGGGCGATGTGCTGTTCGAGATCGATCCCGTCCCGTTCCGCCTCGCCTTGGCGCAGGCCAAGGCCAACCTCGCGCAGGCCAAGGTCACCTATGACAATCTGATCGCCGACCTCAGGATCTACGGCCAGATGAGCGAGCTTTCGCAGCAGGGCATGGACCTGAAGCGGCGCGACGTCGAACGCAAGTCTTCACTGGTGAAGAACAATTTCGGCTCGCAGCTCGACCTCGACAATGCCTCAACCGCCCTCGTCACCGCGAGCGCTCAGTTCCAGTTACTGCAGCAGAAGATTGCCACCGCAAAAGCGCAACTGCTCGGCAATCCTGAGCTGCCGCTCGAGGAATTCCCGCCCTACGCCCAGGCCAAGGCGGCGCTCGACCAGGCCCAGCGCAATCTCGATCACACGGTGATGCGCGCACCGATGGCCGGCATCGCCACGCAGGTGGACCAGATTCAGCTCGGCCGCTTCGTGATGGCAGGCAGCCCGGTGTTCAGCATCATCGACACCTCCAACCCTTGGGTCGACGCCAACCCGAAGGAATCCGATTTCACCCATGTCGCGGTTGGCCAGTCCGTCACGCTCGAGGTCGATGCGTTCCCCAATCATGTGTTCAAGGGCACGGTCGGTTCGCTCTCGCCCGGCACCGGCGCGCAGTTCGCGATCCTGCCGCCGCAGAACGCGTCGGGCAATTTCGTCAAGGTAGTGCAGCGCGTCCCGGTGCGGATCTATTTCGACAAGAACGACAAGTTCGTCCGAAAACTGAAGGCCGGCATGAGCGTCTACGCCACGATCGACACCAACCATCGCCGGTCGCTTTCCGCCCTGCTAGGCCTGTCGCCGGCGGCGGCGAACCAGGACCACGAATAG
- a CDS encoding MarR family winged helix-turn-helix transcriptional regulator, translating to MRGSVDMNFLFTLGEVQRMMRAYADRQAARYGITRAQWAVLAKVERTEGLKQSELAEQMEMQPITLTRLIDKLCDNGWIERRGDENDRRVNRLYLRKAARPLLGKLAGLRSELTATALDGINPTDAHRLLAQLDQIKENVRNAIQHPANEPPRKEQRYG from the coding sequence ATGCGCGGTTCCGTGGATATGAACTTCCTGTTTACGCTCGGCGAGGTGCAGCGGATGATGCGCGCCTACGCCGACCGGCAGGCGGCGCGCTACGGCATCACGCGCGCGCAGTGGGCGGTCCTGGCCAAGGTCGAGCGAACCGAAGGCCTGAAGCAGTCGGAACTCGCCGAACAGATGGAGATGCAGCCGATCACGCTGACGCGGCTGATCGACAAGCTCTGCGACAATGGCTGGATCGAACGCCGCGGCGACGAGAACGACCGCCGCGTCAACCGTCTTTATCTGCGCAAGGCTGCGCGTCCCTTGCTCGGCAAGCTCGCCGGGCTTCGCTCCGAACTGACGGCGACCGCGCTCGACGGCATCAACCCCACTGACGCCCACCGCCTGCTAGCCCAACTCGACCAGATCAAGGAAAACGTTCGCAACGCGATCCAGCATCCGGCGAACGAACCTCCGCGAAAGGAGCAGCGTTATGGCTGA
- a CDS encoding Fur family transcriptional regulator, translating into MTLTKPTFPAPDHDHGRCTAEAIAHAEQVCARRAQKFTPIRRQVLQALLSSHRPLGAYEVIDELAKSMPRPAPITVYRALDFLMENGLVHRIESRNAFLACAHDHDETSMVAFLICDHCGSVGEIPAAPVAQSLNAAARASGFAPKLSVVEIAGTCAHCQK; encoded by the coding sequence ATGACCCTGACAAAGCCGACGTTTCCCGCGCCCGACCACGATCACGGCCGCTGCACTGCGGAAGCGATCGCGCATGCCGAACAGGTTTGCGCGCGGCGGGCGCAGAAATTCACCCCGATCCGGCGTCAGGTGCTGCAGGCGCTGCTGTCGAGCCACCGCCCGCTCGGGGCCTATGAGGTGATCGACGAACTCGCCAAATCGATGCCGCGGCCGGCGCCGATCACGGTCTACCGCGCGCTTGATTTTTTGATGGAGAACGGCCTCGTCCACCGGATCGAGAGCCGCAATGCGTTCCTCGCCTGCGCGCATGACCATGACGAGACCTCGATGGTGGCATTCCTGATCTGCGACCATTGTGGCTCCGTCGGTGAAATCCCGGCAGCCCCCGTGGCGCAAAGCCTCAATGCGGCGGCGCGCGCGTCGGGTTTCGCGCCAAAGCTCTCCGTCGTCGAGATTGCCGGCACCTGCGCTCACTGTCAAAAATGA
- a CDS encoding DMT family transporter: protein MSSKPVQLSAGRALSPGAVALMLMLCLSWGFNQIAVKLVLADVPPMLQALIRSAGALPVLLAIGWFRGVKFFERDGTLWAGVTAGAIFGIEFVLIYRGLLLTSASRAVVFLYTAPFFVALGSYVFLGERLRAPQWGGLALSFAGVALAIGVPQTNVDTTVLLGDLLIVAGGALWATTTLIVKTTALIKAPAEKGLGYQVALSIPILALAAWISGETITHVPGLLSLSLLAYQAFWVVGLTFLLWFALVKSYSASKLSAFTFVTPLFGVAASYFILHDTLTIAFGVAALLVIAGLYLVNKPDPKVVPDPNLPA from the coding sequence ATGTCGTCCAAGCCAGTACAACTGTCCGCCGGGCGTGCGCTCAGCCCGGGCGCCGTCGCCTTGATGCTGATGCTGTGCCTGAGCTGGGGGTTCAACCAGATCGCGGTGAAGCTGGTGTTGGCAGACGTGCCGCCAATGCTGCAGGCGCTGATCCGCTCTGCCGGCGCGTTGCCGGTGTTGCTCGCGATCGGCTGGTTCCGCGGCGTGAAATTCTTCGAACGTGACGGCACGCTTTGGGCCGGCGTGACCGCAGGCGCGATCTTCGGCATCGAATTCGTGCTGATCTATCGCGGCCTGCTGCTGACATCGGCGTCGCGCGCGGTGGTGTTTCTGTATACGGCGCCGTTCTTCGTCGCGCTCGGCTCGTATGTCTTTCTCGGCGAACGGCTGCGGGCGCCGCAATGGGGTGGGCTGGCCCTGAGTTTCGCCGGCGTCGCGCTGGCGATCGGGGTCCCCCAGACCAATGTCGATACGACGGTTTTGCTGGGCGACCTCCTGATCGTCGCCGGCGGCGCGCTCTGGGCGACCACGACGCTGATCGTCAAGACGACGGCGCTGATCAAGGCCCCGGCGGAAAAGGGGCTCGGCTATCAGGTGGCGCTGTCGATCCCGATTCTCGCCCTTGCTGCGTGGATATCGGGCGAAACCATCACTCATGTTCCAGGGCTGCTGTCGCTGTCGTTGCTGGCCTATCAGGCGTTTTGGGTGGTGGGTCTGACGTTCCTGTTGTGGTTCGCATTGGTCAAAAGCTACTCCGCCAGCAAATTGTCAGCGTTCACCTTCGTCACGCCGCTGTTCGGCGTCGCCGCCAGCTATTTCATCTTGCATGATACGCTGACCATCGCCTTCGGCGTCGCGGCGCTGCTGGTCATCGCCGGACTCTATCTCGTGAACAAGCCGGATCCGAAGGTCGTGCCGGATCCGAACTTGCCGGCGTGA
- a CDS encoding sulfurtransferase — protein MSGRNGLISTAELADILGQADLRLFDCTTYLEPAPEGSGLPYLAVPGRHTFEVGHIPGADFLDLQGEFSDFSTELRFMMPDVTQLERAFGRHGVSNGSQVVLYSIGTPMWATRFWWMLQSLGFENAAVLDGGLDKWKLEGRPLETGPAKGYKPATFTAKPKDGFFVDKHETLAATSEQGTIVVNALGPQFHKGLEPSRYGRPGRVPGSCNVSAATLLDPKTKAFVPLGEAEAKFKAQGITKDKRVVAYCGGGISATVDLFLLYQLGYDKLTLYDGSMGEWAKDTSLPIETG, from the coding sequence ATGTCGGGGCGTAACGGGCTCATCTCCACGGCGGAACTCGCTGATATTCTGGGCCAGGCCGATCTGCGCCTGTTCGACTGCACAACCTATCTCGAACCCGCGCCCGAAGGCTCTGGCCTCCCCTATCTCGCCGTACCCGGGCGACACACGTTCGAGGTCGGGCACATTCCGGGCGCAGATTTTCTCGATCTGCAGGGCGAGTTCTCCGATTTCAGCACCGAGCTTCGCTTCATGATGCCGGATGTTACGCAACTCGAACGGGCGTTCGGCCGTCACGGCGTGTCCAACGGAAGCCAGGTCGTGCTGTACAGCATCGGCACGCCGATGTGGGCGACGCGGTTCTGGTGGATGCTCCAATCGCTCGGCTTCGAGAATGCGGCAGTGCTCGACGGCGGGCTCGACAAATGGAAGCTCGAAGGCCGCCCGCTCGAAACCGGACCGGCGAAAGGATACAAGCCGGCAACATTCACGGCCAAACCGAAGGACGGATTTTTCGTCGACAAGCACGAAACGCTGGCGGCCACCTCCGAGCAGGGTACCATCGTCGTCAACGCGCTCGGCCCGCAATTCCACAAGGGCCTTGAGCCCAGCCGCTACGGCCGGCCTGGCCGCGTCCCCGGCAGTTGCAACGTGTCGGCAGCGACATTGCTCGATCCCAAGACCAAGGCGTTCGTTCCGCTTGGCGAGGCGGAAGCCAAATTCAAGGCGCAGGGCATCACCAAGGACAAACGCGTGGTCGCCTATTGCGGCGGCGGCATCTCGGCGACCGTCGATCTGTTCCTGCTCTACCAGCTCGGCTACGACAAGCTCACGCTGTATGATGGCTCGATGGGCGAGTGGGCCAAGGACACGTCGCTACCGATCGAGACGGGGTAG
- the ispG gene encoding flavodoxin-dependent (E)-4-hydroxy-3-methylbut-2-enyl-diphosphate synthase codes for MNKPEIIPQDDVAGPKARHQTTQVMVGNVAVGGGAPIVVQSMTNTDTADVDGTIAQVAALSRAGSEMVRITVDREEAAAAVPHIRDGLRKRGITTPLIGDFHYIGHKLLAEYPACAEALDKYRINPGNVGFKNKRDTQFADIIEIANRNNKPVRIGANWGSLDQELLTKLMDENTASANPRDARAVTREAMVQSALLSAARAQELGVPKNRMILSAKVSAVQDLIAVYQTLASRSDYAIHLGLTEAGMGSKGIVASSAALGILLQDGIGDTIRISLTPEPGGDRTLEVQVAQELLQTMGFRTFVPLVAACPGCGRTTSTTFQELARSIQDFIREEMPGWKTQYPGVETLNVAVMGCIVNGPGESKHANIGISLPGTGEAPAAPVFVDGKKFRTLRGPTIAADFKALVIDYIDQRYGSGAKAPETTAAE; via the coding sequence ATGAACAAGCCCGAAATAATTCCGCAAGACGACGTCGCCGGCCCGAAGGCCCGGCATCAAACCACCCAGGTCATGGTCGGCAATGTTGCCGTCGGCGGGGGGGCGCCGATCGTCGTCCAGTCGATGACCAATACCGACACCGCCGATGTCGATGGCACGATCGCGCAGGTCGCGGCGCTGTCGCGCGCCGGATCGGAAATGGTGCGCATCACCGTCGATCGCGAGGAAGCCGCCGCCGCCGTTCCGCACATCCGCGACGGCCTGCGCAAGCGCGGCATCACCACGCCGCTGATCGGCGATTTCCATTATATCGGCCACAAGCTGCTCGCCGAATATCCGGCCTGCGCCGAGGCGCTCGACAAATACCGCATCAATCCCGGCAATGTCGGCTTCAAGAACAAGCGCGACACGCAATTCGCCGACATCATCGAGATCGCCAACAGGAACAACAAGCCGGTCCGCATCGGCGCCAACTGGGGTTCGCTTGATCAGGAGCTGCTGACCAAGCTGATGGACGAGAACACGGCGTCAGCCAACCCGCGCGACGCACGCGCGGTGACGCGCGAAGCCATGGTGCAGTCGGCCTTGCTGTCGGCGGCGCGGGCGCAAGAGCTCGGCGTGCCCAAGAACCGCATGATCCTGTCGGCAAAGGTTTCTGCCGTGCAGGACCTGATCGCGGTCTATCAGACCCTCGCCTCACGTTCGGACTACGCGATCCACCTCGGCCTCACCGAAGCCGGCATGGGATCGAAGGGCATTGTGGCCTCGTCGGCCGCGCTCGGCATCCTGCTACAGGACGGCATCGGCGATACCATTCGCATTTCGCTCACCCCCGAACCCGGCGGCGACCGTACGCTGGAAGTGCAGGTCGCGCAGGAGTTGCTGCAGACCATGGGCTTCCGCACCTTCGTGCCGCTGGTTGCGGCCTGCCCGGGTTGCGGCCGCACCACCTCGACCACGTTCCAGGAACTGGCACGCTCGATCCAGGATTTCATCCGCGAGGAAATGCCGGGCTGGAAGACGCAATATCCCGGCGTTGAAACCCTCAACGTTGCCGTCATGGGCTGCATCGTCAACGGCCCCGGCGAATCCAAGCACGCCAATATCGGCATCTCCCTGCCCGGCACCGGCGAGGCGCCGGCAGCGCCCGTGTTCGTCGACGGCAAGAAGTTCCGTACCCTGCGCGGGCCCACGATCGCCGCCGACTTCAAGGCGCTGGTGATCGATTATATCGACCAACGCTATGGCAGCGGTGCCAAGGCGCCGGAGACGACGGCGGCAGAGTAG
- a CDS encoding TauD/TfdA dioxygenase family protein encodes MSSLSGKQGPRYRHAAGDAEPYETIAVEKLTPIIGAEISGVDIGKLVSDDSRSNRQMGEIHRALAENLVIFFRDQHISPDQHLAFGRKFGELHVHPAAPNEGDPALMKIYADKDSPRANGEGWHTDVSCDVEPPMGSILYIKQCPPSGGDTLFANMYAAYEALSDRMKAYLDGLTALHDGEQTYRGLYANYGVADRVEYPRAEHPVVRTHPVTGKKALYVNRGFTRYIVGIPRDESDAMLAYLYQHAENPLFQCRFRWTENAIAFWDNRCAQHRAMWDYWPHTRSGTRVTVKGERPV; translated from the coding sequence ATGTCTTCGCTGTCCGGCAAGCAAGGTCCGCGCTATCGCCACGCCGCCGGCGACGCCGAACCCTACGAGACTATCGCCGTCGAGAAACTCACCCCCATCATCGGTGCGGAAATCTCCGGCGTCGATATCGGCAAGCTCGTCTCGGATGACTCGCGCTCCAATCGCCAGATGGGCGAGATCCACCGCGCGCTCGCCGAAAACCTCGTGATCTTCTTTCGCGACCAGCACATCAGCCCCGACCAGCATCTCGCCTTCGGCCGCAAGTTCGGCGAATTGCATGTGCATCCGGCGGCGCCCAACGAGGGCGACCCGGCGCTGATGAAGATCTATGCCGACAAGGATTCGCCACGCGCCAATGGCGAGGGCTGGCACACCGACGTGTCCTGCGACGTCGAGCCGCCGATGGGGTCGATCCTCTATATCAAGCAATGCCCGCCAAGCGGCGGCGACACGCTGTTCGCCAACATGTATGCGGCCTATGAGGCGCTGTCGGACCGGATGAAGGCCTATCTCGACGGGCTGACCGCGCTGCACGACGGCGAGCAGACCTATCGCGGGCTCTACGCCAATTACGGCGTCGCCGACCGGGTGGAATATCCGCGCGCCGAGCATCCGGTGGTGCGCACGCATCCGGTCACCGGCAAGAAAGCGCTCTACGTCAACCGCGGCTTCACCCGCTATATCGTCGGCATTCCCCGCGACGAGAGCGACGCCATGCTGGCCTATCTCTACCAGCACGCAGAAAACCCGCTGTTTCAGTGCCGCTTCCGCTGGACGGAAAACGCCATCGCGTTCTGGGACAACCGCTGCGCCCAGCACCGCGCGATGTGGGACTACTGGCCGCACACAAGATCGGGGACGCGCGTCACCGTGAAGGGCGAGCGGCCGGTGTAG
- a CDS encoding Rieske 2Fe-2S domain-containing protein produces MLRAEDNKFLTESGAGTGMGELLRRFWIPVLLSEELPEPDGTPKKIVVMGEELLAFRDTRGVVGVIDQYCPHRGANLWLGRNEECGIRCVYHGWKFDTDGRCIDMPTSYPDLNAKDLIRIKSYPVREWGDMVWTYMGPANQAPELPDLEMALVPPSHRYVSKKWQDCNWVQALEGSIDTAHFTFAHLSFEKEENEILDIKKHFVNPLTRVATDHMRWIAEDPRPVIKIRPHEAGLTVAGGRLTGSDNIYWRIAQFLMPVHAYAPSSMPGENIFGQTFVPVTDTSCWIYTYAWNPERPLTEAERDGYDRGNGVMSEVDENYIPLRNKSNDYLIDRKLQKTKSYTGIRGVSEQDAAVQDSQGPIADRTREHLGPTDLGIMHFRKLVMDAARALQQGEAPPHLKHQDRYAVRSGACVTSKAKDLTTVMIERFGDAAGYVGRPGRNAAAE; encoded by the coding sequence ATGCTCCGCGCTGAAGACAACAAATTCCTCACCGAAAGCGGTGCAGGTACCGGCATGGGAGAATTGCTGCGCCGCTTCTGGATTCCGGTGCTGCTGTCGGAAGAGTTGCCCGAGCCCGACGGCACGCCAAAGAAGATCGTCGTGATGGGCGAGGAGCTGCTCGCCTTCCGCGATACCCGCGGCGTGGTCGGCGTCATCGATCAATATTGCCCGCATCGCGGCGCCAATCTCTGGCTCGGCCGCAACGAGGAATGCGGTATCCGCTGCGTCTATCACGGCTGGAAGTTCGATACCGACGGCCGCTGCATCGACATGCCGACATCCTATCCCGATCTCAACGCAAAAGACCTGATCCGCATCAAGTCCTATCCGGTGCGCGAATGGGGCGACATGGTCTGGACCTATATGGGCCCGGCCAATCAGGCGCCCGAATTGCCCGATCTGGAAATGGCGCTGGTGCCGCCGTCCCACCGCTACGTCTCGAAGAAGTGGCAGGACTGCAATTGGGTGCAGGCGCTGGAAGGCTCGATCGACACCGCGCATTTCACCTTCGCGCATCTGTCGTTCGAGAAGGAAGAGAACGAAATCCTCGACATCAAGAAGCACTTTGTGAATCCATTGACGCGGGTCGCGACCGATCACATGCGATGGATCGCGGAAGACCCGCGCCCCGTCATCAAGATCAGGCCGCACGAGGCCGGCCTGACGGTCGCGGGCGGGCGGTTGACCGGCTCCGACAATATCTACTGGCGTATCGCCCAGTTTCTGATGCCGGTGCATGCCTATGCGCCAAGCTCGATGCCCGGCGAGAATATTTTCGGGCAGACCTTCGTTCCGGTGACGGATACCAGTTGCTGGATCTACACCTATGCGTGGAATCCGGAACGTCCGCTGACGGAGGCCGAGCGCGATGGTTACGATCGCGGCAATGGCGTGATGTCGGAGGTCGACGAGAACTATATTCCACTGCGCAACAAGTCGAACGATTACCTGATCGATCGCAAGCTGCAGAAGACCAAGAGCTACACCGGCATCAGGGGCGTGTCCGAACAGGACGCCGCCGTGCAGGACAGCCAGGGCCCGATCGCCGACCGCACCCGCGAACATCTCGGCCCGACCGATCTCGGCATCATGCATTTCCGCAAGCTGGTTATGGATGCAGCACGCGCGCTGCAGCAGGGCGAGGCGCCGCCGCATCTCAAGCATCAGGATCGTTATGCGGTGCGCTCCGGCGCCTGCGTCACCAGCAAGGCCAAGGACCTCACAACCGTTATGATCGAGCGGTTCGGCGACGCGGCCGGCTATGTCGGCCGTCCCGGCAGGAACGCGGCGGCGGAGTAG